One genomic segment of Suncus etruscus isolate mSunEtr1 chromosome 15, mSunEtr1.pri.cur, whole genome shotgun sequence includes these proteins:
- the USHBP1 gene encoding harmonin-binding protein USHBP1 produces the protein MSARATRPRSRRGRHLPPAELDTLVESSEETEVAGPVQTTNGGADTEHPMGQCPQSRCQSPITHFPPASCLNSCSPNTRPAEGIFPEPSISHCFPSFSPGADQDRGEVPQTSAEGEAASQGPQTEDLRPAGEFERLQRVLCSLEETARAWRFPAQPESRQEDSGRGGSGGSGTSSTGLELETGAEYWPREAEGLAERNDCLRLALGSRDAELSRLQAEKEALEREVQELQNSLLSLEPSQHPPHGHTPRSGSGSSSPGVELGGAQDPLPLAHPLLRRLRSDPSSQLLGPRATKPSTPEPRAMEMQLEQLQGTLEMLKSFNRLLSAALQGSKGRCEDLSLRLGQREAEATALGLALQCSEACEGAYGALLTLGASLEGSQVEAVEREAQRLQAQEEATLGKEMLQVAMPSPQGSSVDKPSAQEVVARLWGCIQRLQEQRVLLKVPADPSPALLPAAPTVPPAEAMVQVLLNTQPGPALPRLDKRQIQQDLAATRETLVDLVLRLRLARQEKRGLELREAALRAQGPALRLLQDQLRGELTLLRTGQAGSSGAGSTGEEEDEEEDEDDEHRPAIPRVSQGLDSSQVRQERDPEELAQQLAASLRRTLDLQEQLRARREELEQAARKGCARRLQSAELNRDLCRAHSSLVLALRGAHRKQEEQRRKMEQQAALMEARQAKELAELEAVARALGRPRPPPLPPRPPRPPRPPRPGETFL, from the exons ATGAGTGCCCGTGCCACGCGCCCCCGAAGTCGCCGAGGGAGGCACCTGCCCCCC GCAGAGCTGGACACGCTGGTGGAGAGTTCAGAGGAGACGGAGGTGGCCGGCCCGGTCCAGACGACAAATGGGGGTGCAGACACCGAACACCCCATGGGGCAGTGCCCCCAAAGCAGGTGCCAATCCCCCATTACCCACTTCCCTCCTGCTTCCTGCCTGAACTCCTGCTCCCCCAACACCCGCCCTGCAGAGGGTATATTTCCAGAACCTTCCATCTCCCACTGCTTCCCCAGTTTCTCCCCAGGAGCGGACCAGGACAGGGGTGAGGTACCCCAGACATCGGCAGAGGGGGAGGCGGCCAGCCAGGGCCCCCAGACGGAGGACCTGCGCCCGGCGGGCGAGTTTGAGAGGCTCCAGAGGGTCCTGTGCTCCCTGGAGGAAACGGCCAGGGCCTGGCGCTTCCCGGCCCAGCCGGAGTCCAGACAGGAGGACAGCGGCAGGGGAGGCAGCGGCGGGTCAGGGACAAGCAGCACCGGCCTGGAGCTGGAGACGGGCGCGGAGTACTGGCCGCGAGAAGCCGAGGGGCTGGCAGAGAGGAACGATTGTCTGCGCCTGGCGCTAGGCAGCAGGGACGCGGAGCTGAGCCGTCTGCAGGCCGAGAAGGAGGCGCTGGAGAGGGAG GTCCAGGAGCTGCAGAATTCGTTGCTGAGCCTGGAGCCTTCCCAGCACCCTCCTCATGGCCACACACCTCGCTCTGGCAGTGGTTCCAGCAGCCCCGGGGTGGAACTGGGTGGGGCACAG GACCCCTTGCCTCTCGCCCACCCCTTGCTCCGGCGCCTCCGCAGCGACCCCAGCTCCCAGCTGTTGGGTCCTCGAGCCACCAAACCCAGCACCCCAGAACCCCGCGCCATGGAGATGCAGTTGGAGCAGCTGCAAGG CACCTTGGAGATGCTCAAGAGCTTCAACCGCCTGTTGTCGGCCGCGCTGCAGGGCTCCAAGGGCCGCTGCGAAGATCTCAGCTTGCGTCTGGGCCAGCGGGAGGCCGAGGCCACGGCTCTGGGTCTGGCCTTACAGTGTAG CGAGGCCTGCGAGGGAGCCTATGGTGCACTGCTCACCCTGGGGGCGTCGCTGGAGGGCAGCCAGGTGGAGGCGGTTGAGCGAGAAGCGCAGAGGCTGCAGGCCCAGGAAGAGGCAACACTGGGCAAGGAGATGCTGCAGGTCGCAATGCCCAG CCCCCAGGGCAGCAGCGTGGACAAGCCCTCGGCCCAGGAAGTGGTCGCGCGTCTGTGGGGCTGTATCCAGCGCCTCCAAGAGCAGAGGGTGCTCCTGAAAGTCCCTGCGGATCCCAGCCCGGCCCTGCTGCCCGCTGCGCCCACTGTGCCCCCGGCAGAAGCCATGGTGCAGGTCCTGCTGAACACCCAGCCTGGCCCAGCTCTGCCCCGGCTGGACAAGAGACAGATCCAGCAGGACCTGGCAGCCACCCGG GAGACCCTGGTGGACCTGGTGTTGCGGCTGCGGCTGGCGAGGCAGGAGAAGCGCGGCCTGGAGCTGCGGGAGGCGGCGCTGAGGGCCCAGGGCCCGGCGCTCAGGCTGCTGCAGGACCAGCTGCGGGGGGAGCTGACGCTGCTCCGCACAGGCCAGGCAGGCAGCAGTGGAGCGGGAAGCACTGGCGAAGAAGAGGATGAAGAGgaggatgaagatgatg AGCACCGTCCTGCCATCCCCAGGGTCAGCCAGGGCCTCGACAGCAGCCAGGTGCGGCAGGAGCGGGACCCCGAGGAGTTGGCCCAGCAACTGGCAGCGTCCCTCAGACG GACGCTGGATCTGCAGGAGCAGCTGCGGGCTCGGCGGGAGGAGCTGGAGCAGGCCGCGCGGAAAGGCTGCGCCAGGCGCCTGCAGAGCGCAGAGCTGAACCGGGACTTGTGCAGGGCGCACAG CTCCCTGGTCCTGGCCTTGCGCGGTGCCCACCGGAAGCAGGAGGAGCAGCGGCGCAAGATGGAGCAGCAGGCCGCCCTGATGGAGGCGAGGCAGGCCAAGGAGCTGGCGGAGCTGGAAGCCGTGGCTCGGGCTCTGGGCAGGCCCCGGCCGCCCCCGCTTCCCCCACGGCCCCCACGGCCCCCACGGCCTCCAAGGCCAGGGGAGACCTTTCTGTGA